One Streptococcus sp. VT 162 genomic window, TCAATTCCAAAGTGAATCTAGGCAGCGTCTCGCCGGCATAACTTTGGGTTAGGCAAGAGACGATAACGACGAGTCGCAAAGAAATTGGGAGCTAAATATTACCAAACGTAAGCGATAACCTCACCACCAACATTCTTTTGGCGAGCTTCTTTATCAGTAAGCAAACCTTCAGAAGTTGAAAGGATAGCAATTCCAAGTCCGTTAAGAACTTTTGGAAGATCTTCACGTTTTTTGTAGACACGAAGTCCTGGTTTAGAAACACGTTTCAAGTTAGTGATAACTTTTTCACCGTTTGGTCCGTACTTAAGGAATACACGGATGATGCCTTGTTTGTCATCTTCGATGATTTCTACGTTCTTAACAAAACCTTCGCGTTTAAGGATTTCAGCAATCCCTTTTTTGATGTTTGATGCAGGTACTTCAAGTACTTCGTGTTTTGCTTGGTTAGCATTACGAATACGAGTTAGGAAGTCTGCGATTGGGTCAGTCATAACCATTTTGTTTTTCTCCTCTTACTAGTAGTTTGCAAGTTGCACTTGCTAGTTAATACATGATACAAAGAGCGTAACAGCAAGAGCAAAAATAGGCAATTTGATGAAGGAGCGATGCTCCAAAGAAAATTGGTCTTTTTTGCCAAAGCTGTAGCTCGTGTTCAAATTGGCAAGCCCAACTGAACCCGGGCTAAACCCTGTGTGAAAAAGATAAACTTTCCTAGAAAATTCAGTTTCTTCGTCAAGTTTCCTATTTTCACTTGGAGTTTTAACGCCCTTGATATCTTAAATTACCAAGATGCTTTTGTTACACCAGGAATTTGTCCTTTGTAAGCTAATTCACGGAAGCAAACACGGCAAAGTTTAAATTTGCGGTAAACTGAATGTGGACGACCACATTTTTCACAACGAGTATAAGCTTGAGTAGAGAACTTCGCTGGACGTTTGTTCTTAGCAATCATTGATTTTTTAGCCATTAGATTTACCTCCTATATTATTTTGCAAAAGGCATTCCAAGGCCTGTAAGCAATGCACGTGACTCTTCGTCAGTGTTAGCAGTTGTTACGATAACGATGTCAAGACCACGAGTTTTGTCAACGTCATCAAAGTTGATTTCTGGGAAGATCAATTGTTCTTTCACACCAAGTGTGTAGTTTCCGCGTCCATCAAATGATTTTGTTGGAACACCGTGGAAGTCACGTACACGTGGAAGTGAAACTGAAACCAATTTGTCCAAGAATTCGTACATACGTTCACCACGAAGGGTAACTTTTGCACCGATCGCTACACCTTCACGAAGACGGAAGCCGGCGATTGATTTTTTAGCTTTAGTGATAAGTGGTTTTTGACCTGAGATAAGTGCCAATTCTTCAGCAGCTTTTTCAAGACTTTTAGCGTTTGATACAGCTTCACCAACACCCATGTTCAAAACGATCTTATCTACTTTAGGCACAGCCATCACTGATGAGTAGTTGAATTGTTCTGTCAAAGCAGGAACTACTTCATTAAGATATTTTTCTTTTAAACGATTTGCCATTATACTTCTCCTTTCCTTCGTGATTAATCAAGCACTTCGCCTGATTTTTTGTTGTAGCGAACTTTTTTACCGTCTACAAATTTGTAACCAACACGACCAGCTACACCGTTTTTGTCCAAAACTTGAACGTTTGATACGTGAATAGCTGCTTCTTTCTCGATGATACCACCTTGAGGAAGCTCGTTAGTTGGACGTTGGTGTTTCTTAACGATGTTAACACCTTCAACGATAACTTTGTTTACTTTTGGAAGGGCAGTAAGGACAACAGCTTCTGTTCCCTTATCTTTACCAGCGATTACGCGAACTTTGTCGCCTTTTTTTACAAACATTAGGTTTCTCCTTGATTTTTCTTACGCCCATAAGGGCACCCTAGCCTGAAGCTAGGGGACTAGTTTGTTTGTTTTTGCTCTGCGAAAATCAAAGCAATCCTTCGTCAGTTTCAACTCACCTAACTTAAGTTATGCTTTCGTCTTACTTCCTAGACTTGTTTTAATTTTCTTTGAGCAACCAATTAAAGTACTTCTGGAGCAAGTGACACGATCTTCATGAAGCCACCTTCACGCAATTCACGTGCAACTGGGCCAAAGATACGTGTTCCGCGAGGAGTTTTGTCTTCACGGATGATAACTGCTGCGTTTTCGTCAAATTTGATGTATGAACCATCAGCACGACGAGCACCTGATTTAGTACGAACGATAACAGCTTTTACAACGTCACCTTTTTTAACCGCACCACCAGGAGTAGCTTGTTTTACAGATGCCACGATAACATCACCGATGTTTGCAAATTTACGTCCTGAACCACCAAGAACTTTGATAGTCAAGATTTCGCGCGCACCGCTGTTGTCTGCGACTTTCAAACGAGTTTCTGTTTGAATCATTTCAGTTTTCTCCTTTCAGGTTTGATTAGATGATGACCGCTTCTTCAACAACTTCTACAAGACGGAAACGTTTTGTAGCTGAAAGCGGACGAGTTTCCATGATACGTACGATATCGCCTTCTTTGGCAACATTGTTTTCATCATGTGCTTTGTATTTCTTAGAGTAGTTAATACGTTTACCATAGACTGGGTGGTTACGTTTTGTTTCAACTACAACTGTGATTGTCTTGTCCATTTTGTCAGATACAACACGTCCAACAAGAACTTTACGATTATTGCGTTCCATTGAAATTTCTCCTTCCCTAGTCTATTATTTCGCTTCAGATTGAACTGTTTTGATACGAGCGATTTGTTTTTTAACTTCTTTCAAGCGAGCTGTTTGTTCCAATTGACCAGTAGCAGCTTGGAAACGAAGTTCAAACAATTCTTTTTTCAATTCGTTTTCGCGCTTCGCGAGTTCTTCTTGAGAAAGACCACGAAGTTCTTTAACAAATTCTTTTACTTCATTAAGTTTCATGCCTTCTCCTTATTCTGCTTCACGTTTTACGAATTTACATTTAACTGGCAATTTGTGGCTTGCAAGACGAAGCGCTTCGCGAGCAATTTCTTCAGATACACCAGCGATTTCGAACATCACTTTACCACGTTTAACTGGTGCTACCCAACCTTCAGGTGCCCCTTTACCAGATCCCATACGCACACCGATAGCTTTAGCAGTGTAAGATTTGTGTGGGAAGATTTTAATCCAAACTTTACCACCACGTTTCATGTAACGAGTCATGGCGATACGAGCAGCTTCGATTTGGCGGTTAGTGATCCAGTGGCTAGTTGTAGCTTGAAGACCGTATTCACCGAATGCTACTTCTTTTCCACCTTTTGCTTCACCGCGCATTTTTCCACGGAATTCACGACGGTGTTTAACACGTTTAGGTACTAACATTGGTTATTTACCTCCTTTAGTGTTTTTACGAGCTGGAAGAACTTCACCACGGTAGATCCATACTTTAACACCAAGTTTACCGTATGTAGTATCTGCTTCTTCCCAAGCGTAATCGATATCTGCACGAAGTGTGTGAAGTGGAACAGTTCCTTCAGAGTATCCTTCAGCACGGGCGATATCTGCACCGTTCAAACGACCTGATACTTGAGTTTTGATTCCTTTAGCTCCAGCACGCATTGCACGTTGGATTGCTTGTTTTTGTGCACGACGGAAAGCGACACGTTGCTCCAATTGACGAGCAATTCCTTCACCTACAAGGTGAGCATCCAAATCAGGTTGTTTGATTTCGATGATGTTGATGTGTACTTGTTTTCCAGTCAATTTGTTAAGTTTTGCACGGAGTGCATCAACGTTAGCACCACCTTTACCGATAACCATACCTGGTTTAGCAGTGTGAAGTGAAACGTTAACTTTGTTTACTGCGCGTTCAATTTCGATAGTTGAAACTGCTGCATCAGCAAGTTCTTTTTGAACGAATTTACGGATTGCAAGATCTTCATGAAGGTAATCCGCGTATTCTTTTTCAGCATACCATTTGGCATCCCAATCACGGATGATGCCGACACGCATACCAATTGGATGTACTTTTTGACCCACGATGTTACCTCCTTATTTTTCTGCAACAGCCACAGTGATGTGAGCTGTACGTTTGTTGATTGGTGAAGCTGAACCTTTCGCACGTGGACGGAAACGTTTCATAGTTGGTCCTTCGTTTGCGAATGCTTCAGATACTACCAAGTTAGCTTTGTCCAAACCAAAGTTGTTTTCAGCGTTAGCTACAGCTGAATTCAAAACTTTCAAGATGATTTCAGCAGCTTTGTTTGGTGTGAATGTCAAGATTGCAATAGCATCAGCTACGCTTTTACCACGGATGTTGTCAAGAACAAGACGTGATTTACGAGGTGAAACACGTACTGTACGAGCCATTGCTTTAGCTGAAGTAATTTCTGCCATTTATGTTCTCCTTATTTTCTACGTGTTTTCTTGTCGTCTGAAGCGTGACCTTTGTAAGTACGAGTTGGTGCAAATTCACCAAGTTTGTGACCTACCATGTCTTCTTGGATGTAAACAGGTACGTGTTTACGTCCGTCATAAACTGCAATAGTGTAACCAATGAAACTTGGGAAGATCGTTGAACGACGTGACCAAGTTTTGATAACTTTTTTCTTTTCGTCGTTAGCTTGAGCTTCAACTTTTTTCATCAAATGCTCATCGACGAAAGGTCCTTTTTTAAGACTGCGTCCCATTTTTATATTTTCTCCTTTAAATGTTGTACCACAGCGGCTTGCGCTCACATGGAGCGCTACCGAGCTGGCGGATTTCCTAGTTGCTTAGGCGACTAGTTTACTATTATTTCTCGTTGCGACGACGAACGATAAGTTTGTCAGATTTCGCTTTCTTGTTACGAGTTTTAAGACCAAGAGCAGGTTTGCCCCATGGAGTAGATGGTGCTTTACGTCCAACTGGTGCTTTACCTTCACCACCACCGTGTGGGTGATCGTTAGGGTTCATTACAGAACCACGAACTGTTGGGCGGATACCTTTCCAACGGCTACGTCCTGCTTTACCAAGGTTTACAAGTCCATGTTGTTCGTTTCCGACAACACCAACTGTAGCACGACAAGTTCCAAGAATCATACGAACTTCGCCAGATTGAAGACGAACAAGAACGTATTTACCTTCTTGACCCAATACTTGAGCAGAAGCACCAGCAGCACGTACCAATTCTCCACCACGACCAGGTTTCAACTCGATGTTGTGGATCAAAGTACCAACTGGGATGTTAGCAAGTGGAAGAGCGTTTCCGACTTTGATATCTGCTTCAGGACCTGAAACGATACGTTGACCAACTTCAAGACCTTTTGGAGCGATGATGTATGCTTTCACACCGTCAGTGTAGTGTACAAGAGCGATGTTTGCAGAACGGTTTGGATCGTACTCGATTGTTTTAACAACTGCTTCAACGTTGTCTTTGTTACGTTTGAAGTCAACCAAACGGTAGAAACGTTTGTGTCCACCACCTTGGTGACGAACAGTGATACGACCGTTGTTGTTACGACCAGCCTTGCTCTTCAAAGCAACAAGCAATGATTTTTCAGGAGTGCTTGTTGTGATTTCAGCGAAATCCAAAGAAGTCATATTACGGCGACCGTTTGTTGTTGGTTTATAAACACGAATTCCCACGATATTTCCTCCTTAGATTATTCAGCTTCAGCAGCGAACAACTCGATTGCTTTTGAATCAGCTGTAAGTGTGATGATAGCTTTTTTAGTTTTGTTAGTAAAACCAGTGTAACGTCCAACACGTTTTGCTTTTGGTTTTACGTTGATTGTGTTAACGTTGGCAACTTTAACACCTTCGAAAGCAGCTTCAACAGCTTGCTTGATCAAAAGTTTGTGTGCACGAGTGTCAACTTCAAATACATATTTTCCTGCTTCAAGTTGAGCCATTGAGCTTTCAGTGATAACAGGTTTTTTGATAACATCATACAAATTCATTATGCAAGAACCTCCTCGATTTTAGAGATAGCTGCTTGTGTGACAAGAAGTTTGTCGCTATTTGCGATGTCAAGAACACTTGCAGTTGTAGCTGTTGCAACTTTCACATTTGGAAGGTTACGAGCTGAAAGAGCTGCGAATTCATTTCCTTCTTCAAGGATAACAAGAACTTTAGAATCGATGCTCAATGCTGCAAGAACTTTTGCAAATTCAGCAGTTTTTGGAGCTGTAAATGAAAGAGCGTCTACAGCTACGAATTTGTTTTCAGCAACTTTTTCAGAGTAAACTGATTTAAGAGCTAGGCGACGAACTTTTTGTGGAAGTTTGTAGCCGTATGAACGTGGAGTTGGTCCGAAGACAACACCACCACCACGCCATTGTGGTGAGCGGATAGAACCTTGACGAGCACGTCCAGTTCCTTTTTGACGCCATGGTTTGCGTCCACCACCTGATACTGCAGAGCGGTTTTTAACAGCGTGTGTTCCTTGACGAAGGCTTGCGCGTTGGCTGATGATCACATCAAACACAACTGATTCATTTGGTTCGATACCAAATACTGCATCGTTAAGAACAACTTGGCCAGCTTCTTTACCAGTTTGGTCAAATAATGTTACGTTTGCCATTGTGACTGATTTCCCCTTTCTTTATTATTTACCAGCTTTAACTGCTGATTTGATAGTGATAAGAGATTTCTTAGCACCTGGTACGTTACCTTTGATAAGGATAACGTTCTTTTCTGGAACAACTTGTACAACTTCAAGGTTTTGAATTGTTACGCGGTCGCCACCCATACGTCCTGCAAGGTTTTTACCTTTGAATACGCGGTTAGGTGCAACAGGTCCCATAGAACCTGGACGACGGTGGTAACGAGAACCGTGAGCCATTGGTCCACGTGATTGTCCGTGGCGTTTGATAACACCTTGGAAACCTTTACCTTTAGAAGTACCAGTTACGTCAACAACGTCTCCAGCTGCGAATGTTTCAACTGTGATTTCAGCACCAACTTCCAAGCCTTCAACGTTTTTGAATTCACGAATGAAGCGCTTAGGAGCCGTGTTAGCTTTCGCTACATGTCCTTTAGCAGGTTTGTTGCTCAATACTTCGCGTTTGTCATCGAAACCAACTTGGATAGCGTTGTATCCATCTGTTTCAACAGTTTTAACTTGAAGAACAACGTTTGGAGTTGCTTCAATAACTGTTACAGGGATCAATTCGCCAGCTTCAGTGAAGATTTGAGTCATTCCCACTTTTTTCCCTAAGATTCCTTTTGTCATGAGAAAATAGTTCCTTTTCTATATTTTTTATTCAAAAAGTTTTTAACGAGCGTTTTTTATGCTCAAGTCTAAGATACAAAGGGCGTCAAACTCAAAGTGAAAATAGGAAACTGACGCAGTGTCTAACAGACACTAGGAAGTTTATCTTTTTCACACCGAGTTTAGCCCGTGTTCAATTAAATTGAAACACCAGCCTCTGCTCTTTTATATTTTAGATTAAAGTTTGATTTCTACGTTTACACCACTTGGAAGATCCAATTTCATCAAGGCATCAACTGTTTTTTGAGTTGGGTTAACGATATCGATCAAACGTTTGTGTGTACGCATTTCAAATTGTTCGCGAGAGTCTTTGTATTTGTGAGTCGCACGAATGATTGTGTAGAGGCTACGTTCAGTTGGAAGTGGGATTGGACCCGCAACTTGTGCACCTGTACGAGTAGCTGATTCTACGATTTTTGCAGCCGCTGTGTCAAGCGTACGGTGTTCGTATGCTTTCAAACGGATACGGATTTTTTTGTTTGCCATCTTTTTCTCCTTTTCGTCTATTTAAGATAATAGGCTAGCTCCACAAGAAAACCGACGCGCGTTGCGTGGCAATGCAACCGAGCGTGTCGCAACCTCTTGCATCAAAGCTAAGGCTGTAATTTACAGCACCATAATAGAATAACACAAAGCCCCTGCGATTGCAAGGGATTTGTGAGCTTTTTTTCGTTTTTTTACTAACCTAAGTTACTAGAGTATGTTCTGATCCTCTTTCGTAAATAAAACATAGTTTGACAATTTACCCATTTTTGGGGGTGGCGATAAAGATAGATACTGTCTGATCTGGATCATATTTTTCAAAATCAATACTATACTGACGTTGCAGTTCTCTTGCTTCTTCTGCCTGCCAAATTTGTTGCCAGGTATGGAGAAACCCTTTTGAATCACTTGTATCCACCTCAAATACTTGGTAGGTTTGTTCTGAAGTGTCAAAATCCCAGTCTTCTTTATCGGATAGACTACAGAGCGACAAGCTGTAATCCCCCTTGTAGTCGCTGACATAATCATGATAGACTGCATAAATCGGAAGCCCTTGGGCAAATGCCTCCTCTACTTCTTTCTGGTGCTCCTGCCATAGATGGCTAATTTTTTCCATCATGTTTGGATCTTGGAAATTATTTGTAGAGATACTACTGATTATTTTTAAAAACATTCCTTCGCTCCTTTTACTTTCACTTCTAAGGTGACTGACTAGCAATCAACCTCAGCTCTAAACTTTCTAGCTACCAAGAGGCTAATTCACGCAACAAAATGAAATAGCATTCTTTGCGTATAGGATATATCACACCATTCACTATCAACTCCCTTTTCCCAGAAAAAACGGTGCCTATAACAAACAAAACGTTCAATTTACCGGTCTCAACCAGAGCTGAAAAACAATGCAGGCTTCAACCAAGACCATCCTTCCAATTCTTATTGATATAGTCTGGAAAGTTTTTAACGAACATTTTTTGTGCTCAAGTCTAAGACATAAAGGGATTCAAACTCAAAGCAAAAATAGGAAATCGACGCGCGTTGTGTGGCAGTGTATCCAATCGTGGTCACAACCTCTTGCATCACAGCTAAAGATGTGATTTACAGCACCACGGTAGAATAACACAAAGCCCCTGCGATTGCAAGGGATTTGTGAGCTTTTTACGTTTTTTTAAGATGAAACTGTTTTCTCTTTTTATCTTTCCAAAATTACGGATTTACATCTATAAAAAACTACCTTTTCTTCTATATAATATGTGTCATTTTGACCTTGAATGTATCTTCTGATTGATCTACTAAAATGTCCGCTTTAGACTCGGTTTCTCTATAGTATCGCAGATACTGCTCCCGTCTCATCTGATGGCTAGCCAATACAAAAGATACATCGCGATTTCTCATAGTCGTATCTCGAGCTAAGCGCCTCTTTAATTCGGTCTCCTCATCCGTGTAGAAACAGATGGTTTTGTCAAAGAGTTCCTTGGGAAGAAAACCCACGGACATCCCTTCGACTATCAAGAACGGTTTTGAACCAGATAGGACTTCGCTTGGCTTCCAAGGTTCATCAATCGTCAAGATGTCCATACCTGCCTGCAAGGCGAGAATATCTCTCTGTAAACTTGCCAGTTCATGCGCCACTGGCAGACAAGCCGTCACCTTTTGATCTGGCGCTTGCTTTGGTACTACCAGGTGACGTTCTGAGGTGATATAAGGATCTGTTTCTAGTAAATTTACTGTAGTAGAATCTAGAGCTTGATGTAATTCCTGAGCGAAGGTTGACTTGCCCGAAGCCCCATGACCGTAGATCCCCAGTGTCCTAACTCTTCCCGTTTCAATCTCTGAAACCAGTTGTTCTATCAGGTCTTTTTTCTTCATTCTCTCTTCACCTGCTCATAGCTTTCTTTTCCGTCATTAAGCTTGTCCCAAATCACTACTTTCCCACTTTTGAGGGATTTTTGCACATCGATAATTCGTTGATTGGAAGAACCTCGGAACTGGAGCATAAGATTGCGCTTGCTTTTGTCATAACGACCATCGACAAGGATGTCAATCAGCGACAAGAGTTCCAGTTTGTCTGGAGTCTCCAGCATCATTTCTTCCCAAGTATAACCTGTCCAAGACCAGATGTCTTTATCTGGCAATTCCTTCCGAATGCGTTTAACGAGAGGCAAGAGAATGCCCGTATTGAGGAATGGCTCCCCTCCCAGTAAGGTCAAACCTTGAACATAGGGCTGGGCAAGGTCTGCCATAATCTGTTCTTCTAACTCTGCTGTATAAGGAATTCCTGCATTGAAAGACCAGGTCGCCACATTATAACACCCTTCACAGTGAAACATGCAACCTGCGACATAGAGAGAGTTACGCACGCCTTCTCCATCTACAAAGTTAAAGGCCTTGTAGTCAATGATTCGCCCTTTGCTAAGCTCCTCGCTTTTCCATTCACCTGGTTTTGGTGTATTCCATGTCATCCTTCTACTCCAAATCTATCCAGTAACGTTCTACGCCATTGCGAATATCCTCAAAGAGTCCGCCATTTGTCACAATCACCACCCTACTAGCAGGATTTTCCGTACTACAGGTCACAAGTGCTTTTTTGATGTTCTTTTCCTTGGCAACTTGCAAGCCTTGTCGGAGAGCTTCTTTGGCATAACCTTTGCCTCTTTCAGATGGACGAATGGAGTAGCCAATATGGCCCCCATTTTCTAGTAAGTAGTCATTTAATCGGAGACGAAGGTTGAGAAAGCCAAGAGCCTGGCCTGCTACGTCAAAACTAACCAGCTGGATAGCAGGAACCCAGTTTTCAGGAATATTGAGGCCCGCTTCCGCTTGAAGATTTTCTTCTAGCCACTCTTCATAAACAAAATTGTTGGCGTTCCAAAACCCACCATCGTGGGGTGATTGAGTCTGTTCAAACTCTGCTATCATCTCTAAAACTGTTTCTTTATCTGCCAATGTTGGTCTGCGTAGTATCATTTTTACCTCCAATTAAGAGAAAAGTGAGAGCAGACTCTCACTTTTATTTTTTCTTATTCTTGTTTAAAAACTGTTCTCTGAGGTTGAGCAAGCGTTCTTTTTTACCTGTTCCACCTTTCGAGTGTTTCTCGTGATAACGGGTCACTTGTGCGCGTCCCTTATCGTCTAATTGGTATTTCCCCATTCCATTTCCTTCTAATTTGTTACTTCATGTCCAGCTGTTTTAATAGTTGAACCGTTCATGTGTTTGACACGCGCAGCGATTTCCTTGTGGCGTCCATTAACCATTGGACGCGCTTGAGGATTCCCCAGATAACCACACGTACGTTTGACCACATCTACTGTTTTAGGGTCGCTATTGCCACAGTTTGGACAAGCAAATCCTCGCTCAGTTGGTTCAAAATCCCCTTCAAAGTCACACTTGTAGCAACGATCAATAGGAGTATTGGTCCCTAGATAGCCGACACGGTCATAGGCATAGTCCCAAACAGCTTCCAAGGCTTTAGGATTTTGTTGAAGAACTGGATACTCACAATAATGGATAAAACCACCTGACGCACCTGCTTCTGGATAAACTTTCTCAAAGTCTAATTTTTCAAACGGCGTTGGATTTTTCCGGACATCGTAGTGGAACGAGTTGGTGTAGTATTCCTTATCCGTGATGTCAGGAATAGAACCAAACTTCTCTGTGTCTAAGCGACAGAAGCGATCTGTCAGACTTTCAGACGGTGTGGAGTAGATCGAGAAATGGTAACCATATTGGTCAGACCACTCTTCCACACGACGTTTCATATCGCGAATAATATCCAATGTGAATTCCTTGGCTTCAGGATTGCTTTCCCAGCTATTTCCAAAGAAGACTGTAGCCACTTCGTACAAACCGATGTAGCCCAGCGAAACTGTCGCACGGCGATTCTTAAAGAGTTGGTCAACACTTTCTTCTTTTCCGAGACGGCGGCCGAAGGCTCCATACTGATAAAGGATAGGGGCATTTGCTGGTGTTGCTTCCTTGGTTCGTTCGACACGATAAACCAGAGCATCCTCCGCAATGTTCATTCTCTCGTTGAAGATTTCCCAAAACTTATTCAGATCTCCTTCAGACTCGAGGGCGATACGAGGCAGATTAACCGTCACAACACCTAGATTCATACGACCTGAATTGACCTCAACACCATTTTCATCTTTCCAGCCTTGGAGGAAGGAGCGACAACCCATAGGAACCTTGAAAGAACCAGTCAGTTCGATAATCTTATCATAGGACAAGACATCTGGGTACATCCGCTTGGTTGCACACTCAAGAGCCAACTGTTTGATGTCGTAGTTAGGTGAACCTTCCTCTAAGTTGAGTCCTCTTTTCAGCGTAAAGATGAGTTTAGGAAAGATGGCTGTGCGGTGTTCTGAACCAAGCCCCTTGATTCGGATGGTCAAGATAGCTTTTTGAATTTCCCGCTCAAAACGACTAGTTCCTAGACCAAAACCTAGTGAAGTAAAAGGTGTTTGTCCATTTGAAGTGAAGAGGGTATTGATTTCATACTCAAGAGATTGCATGGCATCATAGATATCTTTTTGAGTTTTTTTCCAAGCGTAATCTTCCCGTTTTTCAGGCAAGACCCACTCTTTCGCATCTTTGAGGTGCTTTTGATAATTCTTCTCCGCATAAGGCGCCAAGACTTCATCGATACGGTCAGCTGAACAGCCCCCGTACTGGCTAGAAGCAACGTTAGCGATGATTTGTGAAATTTGAGCTGTCGCAGTCTGGATAGATTTGGGACTCTCTACCTCTGCATTTCCAATCTTAAAACCATTTTCCAACATGCCTTTAAAATCAATCAAACAGCAGTTGGTCATAGGAGTGTAGGGGCTGTAGTCCAAGTCATGATAGTGGATATCCCCTTTTTGATGAGCATTGGCTACGTGCTTAGGAAGCATTTGCAGTCCGATTGATTTCCCAACAATCCCTGCTGTCAAATCACGCTGGGTGTTGAAGACATCACTGTCTTTATTGGCATTTTCATTGACAACTGCTTGATCTTTATTGAGAAGTTTATGGATACTAAAGTTGATATCTGTCGCTTTTGAGCGCTCAAAATCCCTTTGTGTCCGATAAGTGATATACTCCTCAGCCAGCGCATACTCTTTGGCTTCAAGGAGTTCATGTTCTACGACATTCTGAATTTCGTAAATCTTGACACCTTGAGGGAAGCGGCTGTGAATTTCCGTCACGATTCTTTCAACTAGACCATTTAGGCGTTTTTCTACTAGAGGCGTAAGGTCCATAACCTTTTCCGCCGCCTTGTGGAGAGCCTTGTCAATCTTGTCTACATCAAACACCACACGTCTACCATCTCGTTTTTCAACGAACAAGGTGGGGACGGTTGCAAGCTTTTCTTCTAATACAATCATATCCATGCTCTTTTCTAAAATGTTGTTCTATGAAGTATTATACCACTCTAAAAATAAAAATCAATATCTTGTGTTAAAAATCCTAAAATTTTTAAAATTCCACAAGATATTGATTTTTTGTTATTTT contains:
- a CDS encoding 50S ribosomal protein L23 → MNLYDVIKKPVITESSMAQLEAGKYVFEVDTRAHKLLIKQAVEAAFEGVKVANVNTINVKPKAKRVGRYTGFTNKTKKAIITLTADSKAIELFAAEAE
- a CDS encoding 50S ribosomal protein L4, yielding MANVTLFDQTGKEAGQVVLNDAVFGIEPNESVVFDVIISQRASLRQGTHAVKNRSAVSGGGRKPWRQKGTGRARQGSIRSPQWRGGGVVFGPTPRSYGYKLPQKVRRLALKSVYSEKVAENKFVAVDALSFTAPKTAEFAKVLAALSIDSKVLVILEEGNEFAALSARNLPNVKVATATTASVLDIANSDKLLVTQAAISKIEEVLA
- a CDS encoding 50S ribosomal protein L3 produces the protein MTKGILGKKVGMTQIFTEAGELIPVTVIEATPNVVLQVKTVETDGYNAIQVGFDDKREVLSNKPAKGHVAKANTAPKRFIREFKNVEGLEVGAEITVETFAAGDVVDVTGTSKGKGFQGVIKRHGQSRGPMAHGSRYHRRPGSMGPVAPNRVFKGKNLAGRMGGDRVTIQNLEVVQVVPEKNVILIKGNVPGAKKSLITIKSAVKAGK
- a CDS encoding 30S ribosomal protein S10 — its product is MANKKIRIRLKAYEHRTLDTAAAKIVESATRTGAQVAGPIPLPTERSLYTIIRATHKYKDSREQFEMRTHKRLIDIVNPTQKTVDALMKLDLPSGVNVEIKL
- a CDS encoding transcriptional regulator, coding for MFLKIISSISTNNFQDPNMMEKISHLWQEHQKEVEEAFAQGLPIYAVYHDYVSDYKGDYSLSLCSLSDKEDWDFDTSEQTYQVFEVDTSDSKGFLHTWQQIWQAEEARELQRQYSIDFEKYDPDQTVSIFIATPKNG
- a CDS encoding phosphoribulokinase, encoding MKKKDLIEQLVSEIETGRVRTLGIYGHGASGKSTFAQELHQALDSTTVNLLETDPYITSERHLVVPKQAPDQKVTACLPVAHELASLQRDILALQAGMDILTIDEPWKPSEVLSGSKPFLIVEGMSVGFLPKELFDKTICFYTDEETELKRRLARDTTMRNRDVSFVLASHQMRREQYLRYYRETESKADILVDQSEDTFKVKMTHII
- a CDS encoding ribonucleoside-triphosphate reductase activating protein, yielding MTWNTPKPGEWKSEELSKGRIIDYKAFNFVDGEGVRNSLYVAGCMFHCEGCYNVATWSFNAGIPYTAELEEQIMADLAQPYVQGLTLLGGEPFLNTGILLPLVKRIRKELPDKDIWSWTGYTWEEMMLETPDKLELLSLIDILVDGRYDKSKRNLMLQFRGSSNQRIIDVQKSLKSGKVVIWDKLNDGKESYEQVKRE
- a CDS encoding GNAT family acetyltransferase, which produces MILRRPTLADKETVLEMIAEFEQTQSPHDGGFWNANNFVYEEWLEENLQAEAGLNIPENWVPAIQLVSFDVAGQALGFLNLRLRLNDYLLENGGHIGYSIRPSERGKGYAKEALRQGLQVAKEKNIKKALVTCSTENPASRVVIVTNGGLFEDIRNGVERYWIDLE
- a CDS encoding ribonucleoside-triphosphate reductase, whose translation is MIVLEEKLATVPTLFVEKRDGRRVVFDVDKIDKALHKAAEKVMDLTPLVEKRLNGLVERIVTEIHSRFPQGVKIYEIQNVVEHELLEAKEYALAEEYITYRTQRDFERSKATDINFSIHKLLNKDQAVVNENANKDSDVFNTQRDLTAGIVGKSIGLQMLPKHVANAHQKGDIHYHDLDYSPYTPMTNCCLIDFKGMLENGFKIGNAEVESPKSIQTATAQISQIIANVASSQYGGCSADRIDEVLAPYAEKNYQKHLKDAKEWVLPEKREDYAWKKTQKDIYDAMQSLEYEINTLFTSNGQTPFTSLGFGLGTSRFEREIQKAILTIRIKGLGSEHRTAIFPKLIFTLKRGLNLEEGSPNYDIKQLALECATKRMYPDVLSYDKIIELTGSFKVPMGCRSFLQGWKDENGVEVNSGRMNLGVVTVNLPRIALESEGDLNKFWEIFNERMNIAEDALVYRVERTKEATPANAPILYQYGAFGRRLGKEESVDQLFKNRRATVSLGYIGLYEVATVFFGNSWESNPEAKEFTLDIIRDMKRRVEEWSDQYGYHFSIYSTPSESLTDRFCRLDTEKFGSIPDITDKEYYTNSFHYDVRKNPTPFEKLDFEKVYPEAGASGGFIHYCEYPVLQQNPKALEAVWDYAYDRVGYLGTNTPIDRCYKCDFEGDFEPTERGFACPNCGNSDPKTVDVVKRTCGYLGNPQARPMVNGRHKEIAARVKHMNGSTIKTAGHEVTN